The Bacteroidales bacterium DNA window GTAATCAGTCTCGATGAAACAACTACCCTGGAAGATGTAAACCTCATACTCCATATATTTGCTTCTGCCAGTAACAGGCAATTCTCTGAATTTGTGTGTGACCCGGCTGTTTGTGGACTCATGAGATCCTTTGATGAAAAATTTGATCGAAAGAGTGCTTACCTCACTGCACCGGTTTTTAATAGCTATCATTCGGAAACTGAAATGATGAGGTTCCTGAAGAAATTGGAGAACCGTGATCTGGCATTAAACCGTTCCATGATCCCTCTTGGATCCTGCACAATGAAACTGAATGCAGTGGTTGAACTTATGCCTTTGAGCTGGCCCGAATTTGGGGCTATTCATCCATTTGTCCCGGCAAACCAGGCAGAAGGCTACCTCAGCATGATCAATGAATTGGAAAAAGCATTATGTGAAATCACAGGTTTTACAGCTATCTCCTTCCAGCCTAACTCAGGAGCTTCCGGTGAATATACCGGACTTCTGGTGATTGCCGCCTATCATGCAAGTATGGGTCAAAGCCATAGAAATATTTGCCTCATCCCTGCTTCCGCTCATGGCACTAACCCTGCCAGTGCCGCTATGGCTGGAATGAGTGTGGTGGTTGTTAAAACCGATGTGAACGGGAATATCGATACCCAGGATCTAAAAGAAAAAGCTGAAAAGCATAAGGATCAACTGGCTGCCCTGATGGTCACCTACCCTTCCACTCATGGGGTTTTCGAGGAAAATATCCTTGAAATTGTCTCCATCATTCATGAAAATGGCGGACAGGTATACATGGATGGCGCTAATATGAATGCCCAGGTTGGACTTACCAATCCGGGTATTATAGGGGCTGATGTTTGTCACCTGAATCTCCATAAAACCTTTGCCATTCCTCATGGTGGAGGAGGCCCGGGTGTTGGCCCCATCGGTGTTGCCAGTCACCTGGTACCATTCCTTCCCGGGCATTGTGAGTTTAAGGTTGGCGGTGAACAAGCCATTTCAGCTGTTGCAGCAGCCCCATTTGGCAGTGCTCTCATTCTGCCAATTTCTTATGCTTATATCAAATTACTGGGAGGAGAAGGGCTGACTGATGCCACGAAATATGCCATATTGAATGCCAACTATTTGAGGGCTCGCCTGCAAGGACATTACAAAATCCTCTATACCGGAAGAAAAGGGCATGTTGCCCATGAGATGATTCTTGATTGCAATCAATTCCTGAAGACCGCAGATGTGGCTGTGATTGATATAGCAAAACGATTGATGGATTATGGATTCCACGCCCCAACAGTGGCTTTCCCTGTTATTGGCACACTGATGGTAGAACCTACTGAAAGCGAGCCGCTATCGGAATTGGATCGCTTTGCCGATGCAATGATTGATATCAGGAAAGATATTACCCTGCTTGAAGAGGGGAAAGTTGACAAATCCATCAACGTGATCAAAAAAGCCCCACACACAGTAGCAATGGTTACAGCTGACAATTGGGACTTTCCTTATTCGAGAGAAAAAGCCGCATTCCCGCTGCCTTGTGCCAGGGAAGATAAATACTGGCCGGCTGTTACCAGGATTGATGATGCTTTTGGCGACAGAAATCTCGTTTGCTCCTGCGCACCAATTGAGGACTATCAATAGTGACAATTCAAGATATTTAAACTCGCAACAAAGTACAGAATACATACTATCAACGTTTTATCAGGCCAATACATTCTAAGGCTCTGATAAAACGTTGTTGTTTTTTCCGGTTGAAAACTTAACCTGGCCATGTCACCATCCTTGTAAATATTGCATTAATTTTGCATCGCTTATAAATATGATGATCGCTTTTCATGAAAATAGCTCGAAATTCCATCTTTTATCTCACGACAATAGTGGTGTTTCTCATTTCTATATGGTTGATTTTGCAGAAAGGAAAGGATCTCGAAATTCTTCACAGAGGTGCCATAAATCCATCAACACTTAACCAGGAAATAACTCATGATTCAGTTGGTATTTGGGGGCAACTAACAGAGAGTGTTCATGAAAGCTTTCAACATCCCCTCAGTATTCTGCTCCTACAAATACTCATCATAATTCTGATCAGCAGGTTATTCGCTTTTCTCTTTCAAAAAATTAAACAACCTGCCGTAATAGGAGAAGTAATGGCCGGTATCCTTTTAGGACCCTCTTTTCTGGGTTTATTCTTTCCGGGCATTTTTACCTTTGTATTTCCGCAAGACTCATTAGTTAACCTTCAGTTCCTAAGCCAGATAGGCTTAATCCTTTTCATGTTTATTATTGGAATGGAGCTTGATCTCAAACTACTCCGTAATACAGCAGGAACAGCAGTATTAGTAAGTCACGCAAGCATTATTTTCCCATACCTCCTCGGAGTAATCCTGTCCTTGTTTCTTTTTGTTGATTATGCCCCTGCAAATATTGGTTTTCTCCCCTTTGCTCTGTTCATGGGAATTTCAATGAGTATCACAGCATTTCCGATACTTGCACGCATCCTGCAGGAAAGAGGATTGACAAAAACCCCTCTGGGTGTGATGTCACTCACTTGTGGAGCTATTGATGACGTAACCGCCTGGGCTGCCCTTGCTGCGGTGATTGCAATAGTAAAATCGGGCTCAATGATTGGAGCAATTTCTACTATTGGCTTTACTGTAATTTATATGGTCGTCATGTTGTACCTGGTTCAACCGTTCCTTATCAAGGTAGGGAAAATCTATATTTCAAGGGAGACGATCAATAAGACCCTGGTTGCACTCATTTTTGCCCTGCTGCTTTTCTCTGCATATATTACAGAAACCATAGGTATTCATGCTCTTTTCGGAGCTTTTGTTGCCGGTTTGATCATGCCTCACAACCTGGACTTCAAGAAAAACCTTATTGAAAAAATTGAAGACATAAGTTTGGTTCTTTTCCTTCCGTTGTTTTTCGCATTTACCGGCTTGAGAACTCAAATCAACTTATTGAATGAAGGCCATTTATGGCAGGTATTCTTCTGGGTTCTGGGAATTGCCATACTGGGAAAATTCGGAGGGAGTGCATTGGCTGCAAGGTTTGGCGGGTTATCCTGGAAAATCTCCCTCTCAATCGGGGCGCTGATGAATACCCGGGGTCTTATACAGTTAGTTGTCCTGAATATTGGATATGAATTGGGTATACTTTCGCCGCAGATTTTTGCA harbors:
- a CDS encoding cation:proton antiporter, translated to MKIARNSIFYLTTIVVFLISIWLILQKGKDLEILHRGAINPSTLNQEITHDSVGIWGQLTESVHESFQHPLSILLLQILIIILISRLFAFLFQKIKQPAVIGEVMAGILLGPSFLGLFFPGIFTFVFPQDSLVNLQFLSQIGLILFMFIIGMELDLKLLRNTAGTAVLVSHASIIFPYLLGVILSLFLFVDYAPANIGFLPFALFMGISMSITAFPILARILQERGLTKTPLGVMSLTCGAIDDVTAWAALAAVIAIVKSGSMIGAISTIGFTVIYMVVMLYLVQPFLIKVGKIYISRETINKTLVALIFALLLFSAYITETIGIHALFGAFVAGLIMPHNLDFKKNLIEKIEDISLVLFLPLFFAFTGLRTQINLLNEGHLWQVFFWVLGIAILGKFGGSALAARFGGLSWKISLSIGALMNTRGLIQLVVLNIGYELGILSPQIFAILVLMALITTFMTTPSLQLIEYLFQKKARAVADKILQPFRILISFGPPAMGSTLLKLAQQISPPDPSLDNNQYAAIHLTPSAEVHPAQAIIFEEEGFAPIRKSAESAGLTINTIYKATDDVQNEIVRTANREKYDFLLLGSARSVFSGNYLGGKIKRMLADCNCNLGIFVNKQYSETNSVLMLIPGTANTFAIRLINNYIGRKETSRITLINSKDTGLPPELPSELSEDSQAKLSLLPYSALIPELHAENGYDLLVLAVDDWKALFTNKKYDPEILPSVLILKIKN
- the gcvP gene encoding aminomethyl-transferring glycine dehydrogenase, whose protein sequence is MITNNFIDRHNGPGKKELAKMLSTIGVTSIDQLIEETVPSSIRLQKPLNLPKGLNEYEFLEHIKALASKNKVFKSYIGQGYYNTITPGVILRNIFENPGWYTSYTPYQAEISQGRLEALLTFQTMVIDLTGMPIANASLLDEATAASEAMIMLYNARSREAVKNNANIFMVSRNLFPQTIEVLKTRSAPLGIEVKVSCTKEFDMNPSVFGIMLQYPNQFGGINDYSAIVQAAHEKNITVAVAADLLSLTMLTPPGEWGADVVLGSTQRFGIPMGFGGPHAAFFATKEEYKRFIPGRIIGVSVDAQGNRALRMALQTREQHIKRERATSNICTAQALLAIMAGMYSVYHGPDRLRQIARHINILTAVLAQEMAQYDYKQLNTNFFDTVLVEIPEGSSMDAIRKLATESHVNFRYIDSKQLVISLDETTTLEDVNLILHIFASASNRQFSEFVCDPAVCGLMRSFDEKFDRKSAYLTAPVFNSYHSETEMMRFLKKLENRDLALNRSMIPLGSCTMKLNAVVELMPLSWPEFGAIHPFVPANQAEGYLSMINELEKALCEITGFTAISFQPNSGASGEYTGLLVIAAYHASMGQSHRNICLIPASAHGTNPASAAMAGMSVVVVKTDVNGNIDTQDLKEKAEKHKDQLAALMVTYPSTHGVFEENILEIVSIIHENGGQVYMDGANMNAQVGLTNPGIIGADVCHLNLHKTFAIPHGGGGPGVGPIGVASHLVPFLPGHCEFKVGGEQAISAVAAAPFGSALILPISYAYIKLLGGEGLTDATKYAILNANYLRARLQGHYKILYTGRKGHVAHEMILDCNQFLKTADVAVIDIAKRLMDYGFHAPTVAFPVIGTLMVEPTESEPLSELDRFADAMIDIRKDITLLEEGKVDKSINVIKKAPHTVAMVTADNWDFPYSREKAAFPLPCAREDKYWPAVTRIDDAFGDRNLVCSCAPIEDYQ